From the genome of Candidatus Promineifilum breve, one region includes:
- a CDS encoding phage major capsid protein → MTERIETTTGLRRVALVRSGSEAQGSGGAGEQGGRNAGEPGSRGAGEGALDLSLVTPHSSTAQGWLGALQTAAATAVIRAAGLPGPVQARLEAGRYDTAEDVEAAVRQARAELAALTEAGVVQLGARPAAVGAMFGRPALRLNEPLDEARDLVGFFFGAAGAPTPPPNLRSFADLYVALTGDVYFRGVFDGERTLFSGAKTSTLPNLAVDAMNKVIVQQFAALEHYRWYERVAAVEPNDGRLLAMKWITLGGVGNLPTVAEGAAYTELDVSDAKESAAFVKRGGYVGITREMIRNGDIMQLQAIPRALASAAVRTRSAAVSALFTANSGVGPTLAQDSKALFHADHGNLATTALGTDAAAWRAARAECFQHSELGSAKPLGIFPRFLLVPAELYDTALSILGYGEGMPTAYAPEAQGRGYADPRPIPLVVPDWTDGTDWAYVVDPALFPVIQMSYSQSPGGRQHPIPELFAVVSETSGLMFSNDVLPIKVRDEFAVGVNGPRGIGKRNVAG, encoded by the coding sequence ATGACCGAACGAATTGAGACGACGACGGGTTTGCGGCGTGTGGCGCTGGTGCGGAGCGGGAGCGAAGCGCAGGGGAGCGGGGGCGCAGGGGAGCAGGGGGGAAGGAATGCAGGGGAGCCGGGGAGCAGGGGAGCAGGGGAGGGCGCGCTGGACTTGTCACTCGTCACTCCACACTCGTCGACGGCCCAGGGCTGGTTGGGGGCGTTGCAGACGGCGGCGGCCACGGCGGTGATTCGCGCGGCGGGGCTGCCGGGGCCGGTGCAGGCGCGGCTGGAGGCGGGGCGCTACGACACGGCCGAGGACGTGGAGGCGGCCGTGCGCCAGGCGCGGGCCGAGTTGGCGGCGCTGACCGAGGCGGGCGTGGTGCAGTTGGGGGCGCGGCCGGCGGCGGTGGGGGCCATGTTCGGCCGCCCGGCGCTGCGGCTGAATGAGCCGCTGGACGAGGCGCGCGATCTGGTGGGCTTTTTCTTCGGCGCGGCCGGCGCGCCCACCCCGCCGCCCAATCTGCGCTCGTTCGCCGACCTGTACGTGGCCCTGACCGGCGACGTCTACTTTCGCGGCGTGTTCGACGGCGAGCGGACGCTGTTCAGCGGGGCCAAGACGAGCACGCTGCCCAATCTGGCCGTGGACGCCATGAACAAGGTCATCGTGCAGCAGTTCGCGGCGCTGGAGCATTACCGCTGGTATGAGCGCGTGGCCGCCGTGGAGCCGAACGACGGCCGCCTGCTGGCCATGAAGTGGATCACGCTGGGTGGCGTGGGCAATTTGCCGACGGTGGCCGAGGGCGCGGCCTACACCGAGCTGGACGTGAGCGACGCCAAGGAGTCGGCGGCGTTTGTGAAGCGCGGCGGCTACGTGGGCATCACCCGCGAGATGATTCGCAACGGCGACATCATGCAGTTGCAGGCCATCCCGCGGGCACTGGCGTCGGCGGCGGTGCGCACGCGGTCGGCGGCGGTCAGCGCGCTGTTCACGGCCAACAGCGGCGTGGGGCCGACGCTGGCCCAGGACAGCAAGGCGCTGTTCCACGCCGACCACGGCAATCTGGCGACGACGGCGCTGGGCACGGACGCGGCGGCCTGGCGGGCGGCGCGGGCCGAATGTTTCCAGCACAGCGAACTGGGCAGCGCCAAGCCGTTGGGTATCTTTCCGCGCTTCCTGCTGGTGCCGGCCGAGCTGTATGACACGGCGCTGAGCATCCTGGGCTATGGCGAGGGGATGCCCACGGCCTACGCGCCCGAGGCGCAGGGGCGGGGCTATGCCGACCCGCGGCCGATCCCGCTGGTGGTGCCCGACTGGACGGACGGCACGGATTGGGCCTACGTGGTCGATCCGGCGCTGTTCCCGGTGATCCAGATGAGCTACAGCCAGTCGCCGGGCGGCCGGCAACACCCCATCCCGGAACTGTTCGCCGTGGTCAGCGAGACGAGCGGGCTGATGTTCAGCAACGACGTGCTGCCGATCAAGGTGCGCGATGAGTTCGCGGTGGGCGTCAATGGCCCGCGCGGCATCGGCAAGCGCAATGTGGCGGGATAG